A genomic window from Alkalihalobacillus sp. AL-G includes:
- a CDS encoding DMT family transporter, producing MAKPLTYLLLLLLMVIWGFNVIAIKILVEYFAPITITAFRILTAGLVVMIVLRLRKEFRKITRQQIGYIIICSLTGYLGHHYFLATGLTMTTASNTGLILGLVPLMTSLSAILFLGDRLTLLRCLGILLGLIGVSFIVLNGSGNLKGISVGDLYIFFCVIAQAISFVFIKKATQTMDARLITGWMQMLGAVFLFLVSFQIEPHGVSTLADKPVWVWGVFFGSAILATGVGHMVYNKAIHQLGAGESAIFINLTPFFSLTGAWLFLGETIKLSQLAGFIFIVTGVVLGTGVFEHKKHHGYSSRVHKSS from the coding sequence TTGGCTAAACCTTTGACTTATCTATTACTGCTTTTACTCATGGTAATCTGGGGCTTCAATGTCATTGCGATCAAGATTCTAGTTGAATATTTCGCACCGATCACAATCACCGCATTCCGTATTTTGACAGCGGGGTTGGTTGTAATGATCGTTTTAAGATTGAGAAAGGAATTTCGGAAGATTACCCGCCAGCAAATCGGATATATCATCATCTGTTCACTTACAGGGTATTTAGGACACCATTACTTTTTAGCTACTGGATTGACGATGACGACTGCTTCGAACACAGGGCTTATTCTAGGTCTTGTCCCATTGATGACCTCGCTTTCTGCAATCCTGTTTCTCGGTGATCGACTGACTCTCTTAAGGTGCTTGGGAATTCTTCTCGGTCTGATTGGGGTTTCATTTATCGTATTGAATGGATCTGGAAACCTTAAAGGCATATCCGTCGGTGATTTGTATATTTTCTTTTGTGTCATCGCCCAAGCCATCAGCTTCGTCTTCATCAAAAAAGCGACACAAACAATGGATGCCCGGTTGATCACTGGATGGATGCAAATGTTGGGTGCGGTCTTCTTATTTTTGGTCAGCTTCCAAATCGAACCGCACGGTGTCTCAACACTAGCCGATAAACCTGTTTGGGTCTGGGGTGTATTTTTCGGATCGGCCATACTCGCAACTGGGGTCGGTCACATGGTATATAACAAAGCGATCCATCAACTTGGAGCAGGTGAATCAGCGATTTTCATCAACTTGACACCTTTCTTCTCATTGACGGGTGCATGGTTGTTTTTAGGTGAAACGATCAAACTCTCGCAGCTCGCCGGCTTCATCTTCATTGTTACGGGTGTGGTTTTAGGAACAGGAGTATTCGAACATAAAAAACACCATGGATATAGCAGCAGGGTTCATAAAAGTAGTTAA